From a single Fulvivirga ulvae genomic region:
- a CDS encoding MGH1-like glycoside hydrolase domain-containing protein, giving the protein MKNLSSIPVKLLTLTIAAAFLTLLSCKNDETAKRTKGKPQEHFADILNVKGIPQSGQDNSVSSFSDLGAWHSYAISPEPSGAFAGPYLMTVNNGRWLGPLGEMNIFLDGHSVSFGDASNFASAYYPGHLEQRFTVGQITVEQKLIFISSATALIQTHIINESQTPVKLGISWKGKTWLDNVTLSLQENQGIQYKIDDNQYFVIRPSLKASVTIDSGSYVMSTSEDITLQDEVTLAQVHTLGNEEEIQAEEPLITSALKDPGHYFEANTQRWKQYVDQVTQGLTTEEEKLIAVKTLETLTNNWRRAGGELKHQGFFPSYAYRGFYGFWAWDSWKHAVAAVMFNPDLAKDQIRAMYDYQNEQGMIADCIFRDTLIEKHNWRDTKPPLSGWAIYEIYKATTDTAFVREMYPKLEKYHRWWYQYRDHDQNGLCEYGSTDGTRIAAAWESGMDNAVRFDSANLLKNTREAWSLNQESVDLNAYLYAEKLYMSKLSEIIGLPSETLKKEAKALKAQINNVFYDEASGYYYDVQIGTTQKINVKGPEGWIPVWAGVAEKEQATGVMKQIMDSSAFNTYMPLPTLDASHEKFNPQKGYWRGPVWLDQAYFAIAGLRKYDLNEEADQLTDKILNNAEGLKVRGEPIYENYHPVSGKGLNARHFSWSAAHILLLVKERN; this is encoded by the coding sequence TTGAAAAATTTAAGTAGCATACCTGTAAAACTCCTGACTTTAACTATTGCAGCTGCATTTTTGACCCTGCTAAGCTGCAAAAATGATGAAACTGCAAAACGTACTAAAGGTAAGCCACAGGAGCATTTTGCAGACATTCTTAATGTAAAAGGAATCCCGCAATCGGGGCAGGATAATAGCGTTTCCAGTTTTTCCGATCTGGGTGCATGGCACAGTTACGCGATATCACCGGAGCCTTCAGGAGCCTTTGCCGGTCCTTATTTAATGACTGTAAATAATGGTAGATGGCTTGGCCCATTGGGCGAAATGAACATATTTCTGGATGGTCACAGCGTTTCGTTCGGTGATGCATCAAACTTTGCATCCGCCTATTATCCCGGCCACCTGGAACAACGATTTACCGTAGGCCAGATCACTGTAGAGCAAAAACTCATTTTTATTTCATCTGCCACTGCATTGATTCAGACCCACATCATCAATGAAAGTCAGACACCGGTAAAACTTGGGATATCCTGGAAAGGCAAAACCTGGCTGGATAATGTCACTCTCTCGCTGCAAGAAAATCAAGGGATTCAGTATAAAATAGACGATAATCAATATTTTGTGATTCGTCCCTCTCTTAAAGCATCCGTTACCATTGATTCTGGAAGTTACGTGATGTCAACTTCAGAGGATATAACATTACAGGATGAAGTCACCTTAGCCCAGGTACATACACTGGGAAATGAAGAAGAAATTCAGGCTGAGGAGCCTTTAATAACTTCGGCCTTAAAGGATCCGGGGCACTACTTTGAGGCCAATACCCAACGGTGGAAACAGTATGTTGACCAGGTTACACAAGGTCTTACTACAGAAGAAGAAAAACTGATAGCTGTAAAGACACTGGAAACCCTAACCAATAACTGGAGGAGGGCCGGAGGAGAGTTGAAACATCAGGGCTTTTTCCCATCATACGCATACAGAGGATTTTATGGTTTTTGGGCATGGGACTCGTGGAAGCATGCTGTAGCTGCAGTAATGTTTAATCCTGACCTTGCCAAAGACCAGATCAGAGCCATGTACGATTACCAGAATGAACAGGGTATGATTGCAGACTGCATTTTCAGAGACACTCTGATCGAAAAACATAACTGGAGGGATACCAAACCGCCGCTTTCCGGTTGGGCGATTTATGAAATATACAAGGCAACCACCGATACCGCATTTGTAAGAGAGATGTATCCCAAACTGGAGAAATACCATCGCTGGTGGTACCAATACCGTGACCATGACCAGAACGGTCTTTGTGAATATGGCTCTACAGACGGCACTCGCATCGCAGCAGCATGGGAGTCAGGCATGGACAATGCAGTCCGGTTTGACAGCGCCAACTTATTGAAAAATACTAGGGAAGCCTGGTCGCTCAATCAGGAGTCAGTCGATTTGAATGCCTACCTGTATGCGGAGAAACTTTACATGTCAAAACTATCTGAAATCATCGGACTGCCTTCAGAAACACTAAAGAAAGAAGCTAAGGCATTGAAAGCTCAAATCAACAATGTATTCTATGACGAGGCATCCGGTTATTACTATGATGTGCAGATAGGGACAACTCAGAAGATAAATGTAAAAGGCCCTGAAGGTTGGATACCTGTGTGGGCTGGTGTAGCCGAGAAAGAACAAGCCACAGGTGTAATGAAACAGATTATGGATTCATCTGCTTTTAACACTTACATGCCTTTGCCGACCCTCGATGCCTCACATGAAAAATTTAATCCACAAAAAGGCTATTGGAGGGGGCCTGTATGGCTGGATCAGGCATATTTTGCCATAGCCGGCTTAAGAAAATATGACTTGAATGAGGAAGCAGATCAACTGACAGATAAAATATTGAATAATGCTGAAGGGCTTAAGGTAAGGGGAGAGCCCATTTATGAAAATTATCACCCTGTAAGCGGGAAAGGCCTTAATGCCAGGCATTTTAGCTGGTCTGCTGCACATATTTTACTATTGGTAAAAGAGCGAAATTAA
- a CDS encoding RagB/SusD family nutrient uptake outer membrane protein — MKNFHKLVVAGLLAVAASSCNDDEFIQQSPPDQLTSENFWRNAEDARSGLTAAYSELESRSNFWDGWQEGRPVLEYFRSDYALPGPDATNYAHWMSIFNFDYTNAHIFVDVIWSTNYKGLNFANQVISKVGEMTPDQISDAEKKQIIGEATFLRGYYHFKLLTMFEKIVVRTEAITQQTLDKDLSTRPEAWGIVIEDFTTAAEMLDIVGNTEPGRATKGAALAYLGKAYMYKAGDPSSAESNDFDNAVAAFKPIVEGTAGSYALEPDFVSNFNGENENNQESIFELQFKSGDATSWNATRLHAFVGDWSIGGWGGIEATMALVNEMKSEGMIASNGLYDNRLYASVYFRDPYFNDPGTNEMQGSTWDELMTTQYGSTYDNHAYFRKWLPNYVWDNSYVGVNVVLMRYADVLLMYAEALNETGDTPGAITIIDQIRDVHGNMPSTTAATQAEVKAQIIHERTMELTLESVRFFDLRRWGMLDEAMQAAGRTGFSAVSHAYLPVPLSELQTNTAIGSN; from the coding sequence ATGAAAAATTTTCATAAACTGGTTGTAGCAGGATTACTGGCGGTAGCCGCTTCCTCCTGCAATGACGACGAATTCATACAGCAGTCACCACCAGACCAGCTTACGTCTGAGAACTTCTGGAGAAATGCCGAAGATGCCCGTTCGGGATTGACCGCGGCATACTCTGAACTTGAATCTAGGAGTAACTTCTGGGACGGCTGGCAGGAAGGTCGCCCCGTATTGGAATACTTCAGGAGCGACTATGCCTTGCCCGGCCCCGATGCTACGAACTATGCGCACTGGATGTCCATATTTAATTTTGATTATACCAATGCCCACATTTTTGTAGACGTAATCTGGTCGACTAATTATAAAGGCTTGAACTTTGCTAATCAGGTGATCAGCAAAGTAGGCGAAATGACACCCGATCAAATTTCGGATGCTGAGAAAAAGCAGATTATCGGCGAAGCCACATTCCTGAGAGGATACTACCATTTTAAGCTACTTACCATGTTTGAAAAGATCGTGGTGAGAACAGAAGCCATAACACAGCAAACCCTTGACAAGGACCTTTCTACAAGACCTGAGGCATGGGGCATTGTAATTGAGGACTTCACCACTGCGGCAGAAATGTTAGATATTGTGGGCAACACCGAACCCGGAAGGGCCACAAAGGGAGCGGCATTGGCTTACCTCGGCAAGGCATACATGTATAAGGCAGGCGATCCTTCCTCGGCAGAAAGCAATGACTTTGATAATGCTGTAGCAGCTTTTAAGCCTATTGTAGAAGGAACGGCAGGCAGTTATGCCCTTGAACCTGATTTTGTAAGCAACTTCAACGGTGAAAATGAAAACAATCAGGAGTCGATCTTTGAGCTACAGTTCAAAAGTGGAGACGCTACCTCATGGAACGCCACCAGATTACATGCATTTGTTGGCGACTGGTCAATCGGAGGCTGGGGTGGAATAGAAGCCACAATGGCACTGGTAAATGAGATGAAAAGTGAAGGAATGATAGCCAGCAACGGTTTGTACGACAACAGACTTTATGCTTCTGTTTATTTCAGAGATCCTTATTTCAACGACCCCGGCACCAACGAGATGCAGGGATCTACATGGGATGAGCTGATGACCACCCAGTACGGAAGCACCTACGACAATCATGCTTACTTCAGAAAATGGTTGCCCAACTATGTTTGGGATAACTCCTACGTGGGCGTGAACGTGGTGCTGATGCGATATGCAGACGTACTGCTTATGTATGCTGAGGCGCTGAATGAAACAGGTGATACACCCGGAGCCATTACCATTATTGATCAGATAAGGGACGTACATGGCAACATGCCTTCCACTACAGCTGCGACACAGGCAGAAGTCAAAGCGCAGATTATTCATGAAAGGACTATGGAACTGACTCTGGAGTCGGTGAGATTCTTTGATCTTCGCCGCTGGGGAATGCTGGATGAAGCGATGCAGGCAGCCGGAAGAACAGGGTTTAGTGCGGTCAGTCATGCATACCTTCCGGTACCGTTATCAGAATTACAGACCAATACGGCTATTGGGAGCAATTAA